A stretch of the Lolium perenne isolate Kyuss_39 chromosome 3, Kyuss_2.0, whole genome shotgun sequence genome encodes the following:
- the LOC127340892 gene encoding putative E3 ubiquitin-protein ligase SINA-like 6 translates to MQAGASEERNRGSRSAMEKGRDQSAKKPRLDLKALPSVPVKQEIVVRQAAGPIVAVEHVALMKIDLQIDVPVLHCPICFGKLKPPVFQCMRGHAACHGCLAGGCGACDGAAFDVPNTAMDGVVSSVRAICDYDGCGRFITYHEADDHKDACPHAPCSCTEPGCTFKAPPRALVEHLVAAHAMREHKLCYGKTSEIEVPVPEPARSLLTGAEEDDDVFLLTVGALGEVTFVSAVCIRAAACPWPRYTVRLWVNGPLPAEANRRTDTVLADIEATSSTKPGAVVLGDLTSYLTVPPRYLVGAGPAKVLSLNVRVGKTTF, encoded by the exons ATGCAGGCCGGCGCGTCGGAGGAGAGGAACAGGGGCTCGAGGTCGGCGATGGAGAAAGGCAGGGACCAGAGCGCCAAGAAGCCGAGGCTGGACTTGAAGGCGCTTCCTAGTGTCCCTGTGAAGCAGGAGATCGTCGTGCGCCAAGCGGCCGGCCCTATCGTGGCTGTGGAACACGTCGCGCTGATGAAGATCGATCTACAGATAGACGTCCCTGTGCTTCACTGTCCAATCTGCTTCGGCAAGCTCAAGCCGCCGGTGTTCCAG TGCATGCGCGGGCACGCGGCCTGCCACGGCTGCCTCGCGGGGGGCTGCGGAGCGTGCGACGGCGCCGCCTTCGACGTCCCCAACACGGCCATGGACGGCGTGGTCTCGTCGGTGAGGGCCATCTGCGACTACGACGGCTGTGGGCGCTTCATCACCTACCACGAGGCGGACGACCACAAGGACGCGTGCCCGCACGCCCCCTGCTCGTGCACGGAGCCTGGCTGCACCTTCAAGGCCCCGCCGCGGGCGCTCGTCGAGCACCTCGTCGCCGCCCACGCCATGCGGGAGCATAAGCTTTGCTACGGCAAGACCAGCGAGATCGAGGTGCCAGTGCCGGAGCCCGCACGCAGTCTGCTAACTGGCgccgaggaagacgacgacgtgtTTCTCCTGACCGTGGGTGCGCTTGGCGAGGTCACCTTCGTGTCGGCGGTCTGCATCCGTGCGGCGGCGTGCCCTTGGCCTCGTTACACCGTCAGGTTGTGGGTGAACGGGCCGTTGCCGGCGGAGGCGAACCGCAGGACGGACACCGTGCTGGCAGACATCGAGGCGACGAGCAGCACCAAGCCGGGAGCCGTAGTCTTGGGAGATCTGACATCCTACTTGACggtgccgccgcggtacctcGTCGGGGCTGGGCCGGCCAAGGTGCTGTCTCTCAACGTTCGCGTCGGGAAGACCACTTTCTGA